The window TCCTCACCTTTTTGGGTTTAAGTTAAATGATACTTTGCTTATTctataaagttaaaaaaataaaaatattcatttctttgGGTTAAAATCTTAAAGGTATAACATGTTCTGTGTGTAATTAACAAATAGTTTATTCCATAACCAAAGTCTTGAATCTGTTTGTTTATATTCTCACCTTTTCTGGCTTCAAGTTAGTATATTTgcttattctaaaaaaaaaagaacagaAAAACTTGAAAACTTTCATTTCTTAAAGGTATAGCATGTTTTGTGTGTAATAACAAGGAGTCTTCCatataaaaaaagacaaaaccTTGAGTTTAGCTGTTTAATCTCAGTTCTTATTGGcttgatttcttttttataaagaaatttaGCTCTATCAGTTCCTCACCTTTTTCTTGCACAAAATCTTGAAAAGATTAGGGCATCATGTGACCTGAGCTTCTTGAAATAGGTAAGAGTTTGTCAGTAATTATTGTAGCCTCACCAAATATTTCAAGAACTAACACTAGCTACTCCTCATTTTCATGTAAAAttggtttcttttttttactagtattatactaTGTGAAAAGAAATATTTCGGTGTACTAGTTGGCATAtaatgtaagagagagaaatgaaaattttgtgcAATAATGATTTACTATCAAGTTTGCCTCTGGAAAAAAAGAGTTGGATATAGAGAATCGTAGACCGAACAAATATTACCACAAATCTGTTGTCTGATATAACAGCAGTTCTGATTCTTTCACGTTTTTGGTCATCTTTATGTTTCCAACGTTTTCCTATtctagaatatttatattaaccATGCAACACTTTTAATATACATGTCTCAGgtctaaaatcataaataatgtgtatttaaatatatacaacTGTATGATCATGAAAtttatatcaacaaaaattagtttcagtattagttaatttaattaatttgtcctaatatttttaattcattatctcttactatgttttttttaaatcacaaaTCTGCACACACATGATTGCAGCATCAGGTCTACTATAGAGAGGTACAAAAGGGCAACCTCTAGTTCAAGTTCATACACTACTCAAGAGATCAATACTCAGGTAAGTGATGgtgattataatatttattgcatTATTCATAGTCTAgtgtaaattttataaaatcctacttatatagtactactattttatgaaatgaagcCATAATATACATATGTATGTGCATGTGTATCTGATTTCTTGATTGATGATTTAGTTTTACCAGCAAGAATCCAAGAAACTGCGCCAGCAAATCCAGATGATGCAGAACTTCAACAGGTAATAAATCTATATGAGTGCATCACAATTATCAAGCAATTGTGATATAATATTGATGAAATGAATTCCTGATTCGCTGAATATACTCTTTTACAGCCATCTTACTGGCGATGGCTTAGCTTCTTTGAGTGTGAAGGAGATGAAGCAGCTCGAGAGTAGGCTCGAGCGAGGCATTGCTAGGATAAGGGCAAAAAAGGTACAAAACCACGACCACATGAATATAATATACATTTTCATGTTTCATCTCATATTGATTGATCTTGTTCTCTTTGAACAGCACGAGCTCATACTTAATGAAACTGAGAACTTGCAGAAAAGAGTACTTTTCTATCTCAACTTTTCTTGCTGGATATTAGTTCACAAACatatctttcttttcttttttctttttatttttttccttttttgttggttcaaaacaaaatctggAAAACCTTGGTTTTATGGAACATGTCTTTGCTTAATAGGAAATTCAGCTGGAGCAGGAAAATGCCTGCCTCAGAGCAAAGGTAAAGCTAGCTAGCAAATAATCATGCACTAACAACTAATCAAACTATGAtgaatagattaaaaaaagagCTTCAATCATGGAAATTAAGTTATTTcttcaaagaaaacaaagtgtttcttttgaatttcatTGTAGAAAACAgttatatatacttataaattgcAACATTCAGATAGCAGAAAATGAGAAGCTGCAGCAACTGAGCATGATGCCTGGTGGTCAAGACTACGCGATGCAGGCATACCTTTCTGGAAATGTGCTCCAGCTGAATATGATGCAGGCAGCGGTGTATCCCATCATGGATAGGAAGGTTCTTCCTCTCGGGTAAGCCCCCTTCCCTTCTCGAATAAATCAGGTATATCTCCGACTACAAGATTTTTAAGAGCTTTCTCATGACTACTTTCTATCTTTATAACCTAGCTTCTCTTCCCTTCTCTTGTCTGTGCAGGCAATAAACCTGCCGCGCAGATCTGTTTGTGTGTTTGATAATAGCGTGAACCGTGTTGCAGCACTATGGCTGTGTAGTGTGTGCAGAGACATGAACTCATTGCATTATAGTGTGTGTTCTGTTCTGTGTTTTATTTCCTGTCCTTATGTTACTCAAACTTCTGATCTTTGAATCTTGCTGAATTCACTACTTATTAATAAGGGTTTCGACCTTCTAGTTATGTATATGTATGAACATAAAAGTATTGAATAGATATTGAATTCAAGAAAACACCAATTCAAGTACCTTCCACACACAAGAGTGTGAAAACGAGAGCTGCTGATAACTTAGGTTTATAAGTAGGTAGGTAAGTGAAAAGATTACACATTTCACCTATTAGTGTGTGGTGATCACAAAATGGTGCATCCGCTGCTCTGAGCTTGCTTTCGCAGCTCCTCGGTCTCCTTCTGAGCTCTCTCTAAGTGCTCTCTCAGCTTGCGTATCTCATCACTCGATTTCATCTGAGCTTCTTGCGCAATTTCTTCTGCCCTCAGCCGAGCATTTTGCTCCTCCGCCAGTTGTTGTTCCAGCCTATGTGTGGTCTCCTTGAGCTTGGACTCAACCTTCAAATACAGTTtattcaacaacaaaaaattgtgTCACTGCTTACTCTCACTCACATTCAGTGGTAGGATCATAACATAATCTTACGGAATGAGAAAACTACCATCTCAGTTATTCGCTTCAGTTGCTCCTCGTAGGCCTCGTGGAACTGCTGCGTCAATTCAGAAATCTGTTGTTTGGTATATCCCTCTAAAGAATTGACTATAGCAGTTTGATCACGTAGCTTGTTTGCTCCTTTCTGTTGAAGATCAAATACAAGCATTAGTATCATAATGAACGTATCGTGGAAGGATGCATCAACGAGCCAAGCAGCTAAAGCACTCACCTTCAGTTCAAGAAATACATCATCTGTGTAAGGTCTCCCACCATTTCTTTCAACAACCTTATCTACAAGTGACAGAAGTTGCTTTAGCTGATCACGTTTCTTGGCTGCCTCTTTTGTCTTGTTATCAAATAGAACACACCTATTCCCGCACATTTTGAGAATTTCCTGCATCAAGATCAGAAACCATAAATCATAACACAAAACTATTCAAGATCAGAAACCACGTAAGttcatttaataaatgaattaccCTCAAAGGCTCAGGGCAATCACGACCCAAGTAGTCATCGAGACTCTCCTCATTTTCTTCAAGGTCATCACCACCAGTGAAAACTACAACCATGTAATCACTAATCTTGCTGCCAAAGAATTTCCTCAAGCTCTCAACAGCAGCAGCTTCTTCTCTTGAGAAGCGAGACCTAACAGACAGGACGACAAGGAGAGCATGGATACCATCCTTTGCCATATTGATGCATTTAACAATCTCCTTCCCGATAAACTCAGGTTCAGCAGAAAAATCAAACAGTCCTGAAAATTGCAAGTGGTTCAAGTTCAGACGTATTGAAGCAAACAAAGGTagtgaaatattaaaaatctacAGATCTCATCTGTTATCTCCCAAAACTCTTCTCTCTGAAACAACATACACATCTATGGGGACaaacacacatacatatatttcaaattcatcAGAAAAACTCGTTGGAGtggaaacattttttttagaaacaaACTATACCCGGAGTGTCAATCACGTTAAGACTCTGGCCATCTTCGAGGACAGTACTCTGTAGCTCACAAGTGCTTGTAACTCCAGCAGAGCTGGACATTGACTTGAACGCCCGTTCTCCAAGTATACTATTGCCTGTGGCACTCTTCCCATTGCCCGTTCGTCCAACTAAAACCACAGTTCTAACCTCCCTCGAAGGTGAAGTAAACTCCCAATCATCATCAACTGCACTCCCCCCCATCACACAAACTTCAACTGCAAAAAAGGGCTATAAAACAAACACATTAACTTTAATATATAACCCTCAAACGCCACAAATAAGATAGATAACTTTCATCACAGAATTCACAACACTCAAAACATATGGCATAAGAGTATCCTTGTGCAATTTACAAGATCCaatcataattaaaagaaaaaaaaagcctTAATTATATACCAAATCCAACTGTAAAAGCCTCACCCATAACTCACTAACCGGCATCAAAACTTGAAAgggcaaaaatattttttaaaatcaatatttgttTAGTAAATTCATATTCTTCTTTATAAACACATcccataaaaatcaaaacttgaaAGCTTCTATTAATAGGTCATAGAACCACCAACTGACATCAAACTTGAAAGGGGCAAAAATTGCACAAAAAAAACCTGTATTAAGGGAATCTATTTGACTATAAACACAATcactaaaaaactaaaaaatgtaaaaaaaagtagaaacttaccacaaacacacaaaacacaGTAGCACAAGCAAAGGAGATACTTCAAATTACAGAAACGAACACCGATTGGGAAACATCATTAAAGACATAagttaaatcaaaattttgagaattcAAAACTGCATAAGTGGAAATTGAGTCAAGAATCAAACTTTAATGGATGATCGTGACATGAAATAGAATACACCTCACAATCAttactgaaaaagaaaagcaattGTTGGATATCACTTACTGATCAAGAAACTGGATGAAGAGAGAACATCAAAAGTCGAGAGATATACGAAATGTTAGATATTTGATgcaattaatatcttattatatAAGCAGCTGAAAATTagatactccatattttacgTATTTTACACTTGGACCCTTATTTCAGCCCTTGATCCATTCAGAATTTAATCACGACCGTCCGACCAGAAAGatcaatttttggatttttatcataatttctatatagcatttatttttgtaagtATATAAGAATGacactttctttttcctttgttttagCCTTGTCTTTAGGTTGGAATTTGACTCAATCGACTACAAAATTGATGTGTACAGCCATAAAACAATACTAGGGATATAAACACATGAATTGGATACTTTTATCAAAATCTAGTAACTCATAGTGCTCcatattttttgatttattaagatttattgaataatttcATGAAACAAGAAGAAATATTCCTTTACTGTTGGAGTCGTGATGATTAAACTATCCGGTTCACGAAAATATCTGATAAAACTTTTTGTAATAGTAATTTGTTAGACAATATAAAggcattaaaataaataatttaagttaAATCAATATGAATTGAAAACATTGTTAACTAAGATATAGTTTATCCAAGCTGGGCTTTTACTACTCAGTGTTACAAATGTGGAGCCCACTAGGCCCAACATATGCAGCCCATCTCCTTCCCACTGCGCAGGCGATAAATCTCCATTTCCGGCGACAACTCCATCGTCGTTGTATTCCAATAATCTTCTCAACTCAAGCCACCTTCTGATTTGgattcttcttccttctcaatttttttctgtGGAGGGCTTGACTTCCAGCTAACCCAGCGAGGTTGATTCAGAAGATCGAAGGTAAATGTCCTAGTATAAGTCTCAATCAATTTATGAGCATACATAATCCtgacataattaattattgtgtaTTGAAATTATATCAAACATTCGATTTGTGGttcttgataaaaaaaagtaatcccCTGACTCAGTGCCCAGccctaatttaatttatatctgTAGTTAGTTTTGGTTCCTAATCGTTCATACTTCTTGAAGCTTTTTCCTGCTGGCaacatcaaaatcttacaTGAATTCTTCATATATTGTGAGAAATTCAATCTTAGCTTTACACATGAGTTGTTTTCTCTTGGTTTTAGTAGCAGTTAGTTGGCAGAGTTTTGAATTTGCTGATTTTTTGTGTGGTGGAATTAGGTGTAGATAATGAACTGTTATCCCAAATCAAAGCATCTCAACTTCCGATTTTGCtcttaatttgtaaattatttaGTGATTTATACAATAAgattaagtatgatttatacaatatattaaGTGTGTTTTCTTCAAAGTATAATGCTTATGAAAACTGGATATCTTGAATATGTTGGATCTTTGATATCCGTGGCATCTTTGTATGATTGGTCTTGATGATAGtgtatatgattttttttgttgggtgttgcttttgttttaactaccatttttcatttcctttgTCCTGTAACGTTGTATGGAATGAAGTGCGTATTGCTCTTACAGGTTTAAATTGCTGATTTCTGCAGGCACTTCCTAGTGATCATAATGGTTGGTGCATCCTCAGATCCAAATTCACTTAAAGAGTACCTTAAGAAATACACAAGTAATGATGATAAggataagaagaaaaagaagaagagaaaagcaAAGCCCAATGCTGCTGGTGTCATAGTGGTGGATGAAGATCCTGTGTGGCAAAAGCCTGTTAAcgttgaagatgaagaagattcAGCTGGTAACTTGATCTTTTCTACTTTTGGCATAAGAGAATCCAACATATTCTTGAATACGACTAACTTAAATGTTTGGAATTTTATATAGATGAAGAGAAGCCTCTAGTTGACGAAGATATTGATGTAAAACGCATGAGAAGACTGGAGCAGGTGAGGTCCAAACGTCCTTTTGGAGTCATTTCTGAGGATGGAAGTGGCTGGGTTCCCTTATCCACTAATCCCAGTCTAACAAAATCTGAAAACCAAGGTTCTGATATCTCCCCACCTCGGAAAAGGATTCCTCGGAATGATACTCCATCACCAGAACCTGCAGAACGAGCAGATGCAGACTCTTCCCCTCCACGGAAGTCACGTCGTGTTTCAGGTGGGAGGACTGCTCGGCATGATACCCCTTCACCTGAGCAACATGGTGAAGACACGGATTTGTCCCCTCCTAGACGACAGCAAAGTGATAAGCATGCATCGTCACCAGAACCTGGAAGATCCTTGCATCATAAGGCGGCCAATGATTCAGATATATCTCCACCTAGACGTGCTCGTCCGGACTCTAGGCATCAAGACAAAGATTTGTCCCCACCTCGACGACAACAAAGAGATAAGCAATCATCAATATCTCCTCCTAGACGTGCTACATCAGTTTCTGACCTTTCTCCTCCAAGGAGGAAGCCAAAGGAATCAGATAATCCGAGAGCTGGTTTATTTTCTGGTAAAGATATCAGAAAACAAATCGATAAAGAGAAGAAGGACAGTTGGTTAAGGTAACTACTTTGTAGTCCCAAGCATAATGCAACTTTCTTAACCAGCTCAGTGAAATCCTTACCTCCCTATCTTTGCCTCATAAGTCATACCATGTTTAATATTGTCCTTCCATCGATttaataattctaaaaatatgttttacaTTGTTAAATGTGGTGGGTAATATCGGCATCTGGGCATATAGACTAAGTTCAAATAGGTTACCgttgcaaacataaaaaaataccacATGCTATTGCTCTGAGCTGTTTCAttgcatgatttttttatgttttttcttaCTCACAGTCAAACTCTGATAGTGCCTATATCTTGTAGCTTTAAAAAGATGGATCCTTCAGTAAGCGGCCGAGATGCAGAAGCGATATACCGCGACAAAACTGGGAAACGCATGTCAAAGGAGGAATATCTGAAGTCCcagaagaaagaagagaaaccAAAGGAAATAAAACTAGAATGGGGCAAAGGTTTGGCACAGAAGAGAGAGGCTGAAGCTAGACTTCAAGAAATGGAAGCGGAGAAGGATAAACCCTTTGCTCGGAGCAGGTAAATTTAGAAAGAAAACCAATTTGTAGTCTTTTTATGAGGTAATATAATGGAAATCGTGCAATAGTATGTTAGGCAAATATGATAAGAGAAGCTTGTTCACATTGACCACATTTATGCTTACTAGacaattttatagtagtatttgttgAAGTCCTATACTTGTGGATTTTGACAGTTACCTAAATATATCTTCCATGAAATTTCTTTTTGGGGATTAAAGATATAATTGTGTGAATCAACAGCTTCATTAATTGGgaatttctcctttttttcattctttaacTTCTGAGTGAAACAAACATGCTTCACAATGTGGATGATAGAGCTGTTAATGTTAATACTTAATATGATAATTTGCTTGCAGTATATCTAATACTTACTGAACTTCCACATATCACAATGcttcttcatttatttatacttttttaaacaattgtaatgcattttttattgtcatAATAGCATAACAACAAATATGAGGTACTTGTTTGGTGAACTAAGGTGTGTATGATCTTAAATATGACATTTCACGTGACAACTTATAATGTAGGGATGACCCTGATTTTGATGCAATGCTCAAGGATAGAGTTCGATGGGGTGATCCCATGGCACATTTGGCTAAGGTGAGCTgctcatttattattatttgaactCATATATATTGAAGTAAAACTAATTTGGCCTTTTCTTTCCCTTTCCATACTCACCCAAGTTTATATACCGATTGTTCAGAAAAAGCAGTTGGATGCACTCCTTCCGAACCTAGGTGATAGTGAGAGGATGAAAGAATCTGGATTCATAATACCCCAGGAGGTCCCAACTCATAGCTGGATAAGAAGAGGAATCGATGCAGCCCCTAACCGCTATGGGATCAAGCCTGGCCGACACTGGGATGGTGTGGACCGCAGCACAGGTGAGTCTCCTTATCCCATCCTATCTCCTCTGTACATCATTTTCGTGTTAAGATTGTGTAGCAAAAGAGAGATAATCCTTATACACTGTTCTTTGCCTTGTAGGGTATGAGAAAGAGCTGTTTAAAAGAACGAACGACAAAAGGGCTACCGAGGCAGAGGCATATCTATGGTCTGTTGCAGACATGTAGATTTGAGAATCATGGATTAGTGCTTCTAAATTACATGTGTTAATGAGTACTCCTTTTAAACATAGCGGAAGAATTGGTTGATCTATACTTGGACAGGGgttaaattgtaatttcacGTGATGTTGATTAACTATGTTACTTAACTTATGAGCATGGCTAATTGAGATCTATTGATGTTTACctcgttttattttttatttttggtgaaTGAACAAATCATTATAAAGATAGTGTGACGGACCCATACCTCAAACCTTGGCTTTATATATTATCACTAAATTCACACACGCATATGTTGTCAACCTTATGTGGATTCTGGATCAAGATTAttggattatttttgttcCAGTTTTATGGAGTCTGAGATTGGTATATCAGTATATGAACCATCTTGGTTTGAGAAAACTAATGCTTTTTAGTTCTGTTTTTGTCATTACTACTTTGGCAATCAAAAGTTTAGATTTCATCTCTGATAAAGACATCAATATGTACATACATGCTTGTAATAGAATCTACCAATTACATGATGTTTTAGATTTTCTAATTCAATGGTGAATATTGCAGCCTAACAGAAGTCAACCAAACATTTTATATAACATgaatttatattgaaatatgtgTAGTAATCTCAATAGTGCTACACAATTATCAATCTAAAATTCTCTTTTAAGGGTCTACAAATTGTTCTATTACATAAGTCGGTTTAGTTATGGGCTTTCAATCCATACAATTCTCATTTATCAATCTCAACAACTAAGAAACGAAAAGACAACTTTCTTTTGATCTCTcatgataaaattttcaactagTGAAATGTATGTATTTTAGTGGAGTTGGGCAAtagtttaagagtaaagcaaacttcttgaaatttatatattcttatCCTTGAAGAGTAGTCATATCAAGAAAAATGTAGCACATTCATGCCCTTTCAAGTCAAGACATATCCTCCCTCCACAAAACCATTGCACTTTACAAACTCAATCCGtacttatatattataatccCACAATCTTACAAAAATCAAGTCATTTGATCCACCAAAAAACCAGACAAAAACATCCTTAAAAAATGATGAACAAGTTACTAATGTTGCTTTGCTTTCTAGTGTTGCTCCTTGTTCCCCTTTCAAGTGCTGGCCAAGATCTCTCTGACACATTTGAGGTTTTCGCCAAGCTCCACGAATTGAATGTGGAAGACGAAGAAGGAGAGGACGACCCGTTGGAGGCCTTAGACCTCCCATCTATGCATGGTGGCCATATCAGCAAAGTGCTTGTCAATGTAGATGGATTTGGTGCTGTTGGAGATGGTGTAGCTGATGATACTCAGGTTTTACACATTcaagttttaatataagaCAAAAAAAGTGTGTTTTGAAATTCTTGattaatcttattttgtttttgtttattttaggCCTTCACTAATGCATGGAAACAAGCTTGTTCCACTCCAAAATCAGTTCTCTTGGTCCCCGAAGGGCGTCGCTACTTAGTGAATGCAACGAGATTCAGAGGGCCCTGTGCAGACAAGATTGTGATCCAGGTAAAGCCCTTGTCTTGGATCACAACCCGTTGTTCGTCTTGCAATGACTCTTGTGTTTGCAGATCGAAGGGACCATCGTTGCACCAGATGATCCCAAGAGCTGGGATCCCAAGAATCCAAGAACTTGGCTGGTTTTCAACAATCTAACCAAGGTTTATTTTCAAGGGAATGGTGTCATAGATGGCTCAGGCACCAAATGGTGGGCTGCTTCTTGCAAGAAAAACAAGTCCAATGTAAATAAAAACTCAATCTTGATTCAAACATTCATGTCCTAATCTTAATTCAATCTACTAACCaatattgtttttcttgttcttgtttGTGACTATGACCTGTTCTCAGCCTTGCAAGAGTGCACCAACGGTGAGGCCAACTTGCCTACTAAACCTCGTCGCCTACTATGTATGATCATTGAATCGGGTAATGACATGGAATATCTTAATTTTCAGGCCCTCACAATAGACTCGAGCTCAGCTGTGAGAGTGAAAGGAATCACAGTTCAGAATGGGCAGCAAATGAACTTTGTCATCGGGCGTTCAGACTCCGTTCGGGTCATAAATGTCAAAGTATCAGCCCCAGAGGACAGCCCCAATACAGATGGGATTCATATCACTGAATCAACAAATGTAGTTCTTCAAAACTGCAAAATTGGGACAGGTTCTTATTACATTACTACACTAGTATTGTGCTccatttttttcaagaaatcaTGATtcttggattttttttttaattcaaaacatGTGTTGATTATAGGAGATGATTGCATATCAATTGTAAATGCTAGCTCCAATATCaagataaagaatatattttgtggaCCAGGCCATGGAATTAGGTAACAATATACATACACTCTTACAATGAAAAACAATTTCAATCCATTTTTATTAGACTAACATTACTAGAAACTGCACTGCACCACCAGCATTGGCAGCCTTGGAAAGGACAACACAACTGGCATTGTCGAGAGCGTGGTTGTGGACAAGGCCTTCCTCCGAGGCACCACCAACGGCCTCAGAATAAAGACCTGGCAGGTAacttgtaaaaatattttcataatgaaGCGCATCTAAGTTGGTAAGACATTTTTTACTATCCAAAGTGGTTATTTATGCATTATGGCCATTGCAGGGAGGCTCTGGCTACGTGCGAGCAGTGCGCTACCAAGATGTCAGGATGGAAAACGTCAGCAACCCGATCATCATAGACCAATTCTACTGCGACTCGCCAAAAAGTTGCGAAAATCAGGTAAGCCATAATGACTAGAGCTAGAAAACTATCGGGCAATATAATGCGATAGATATCATGGCCCATCCGGACTCGATCTTTTGTCAACTCTATACGACCTGACAACCTCGTTTCTTACGATCATCAGACATCAGCAGTCAACATAACCCAAATCATGTACCGCAACATAACTGGGACATCAAGAAGCCAAAAGGCCATGAAATTTTCTTGCAGTGACACAGTTCCTTGCACTCACATCATCCTTAACAACATCAACCTGCAGAGGAGCGACGGAACAGTGGAGACCTACTGCAACTCTGCAGCGGGCATTGGCTACGGGTACATAAATCCATCAGCAGAATGCCTCTCCTCTTCTGACAAAGATGTTAAAATTGTTCAACCTACTACACAACACATAGTTCACACAGAGCTTTGAGTTGCTTCTTGATTGTTTGTTATACCATGTAGTATAAGCAGTGTGAGATTGGTTTGGATTATCATGATTCTTTGATTGTATAATGAATTCTGGTTAAAACAGAGTAAGATATACTTAGAATAGATAGTATGAAGCATATCTTGTAAGAGCATCAAGGATTGTATATGTAACTTTTATACTTAATTTTCGGcttggaaaaataaaagatattcaTGTATGCTTATAACCGTATGTTAGATAATTTAGAAGCTTAGATGCTTAGGTTACAAACATTTcctattttcaacaaatcatTATATTGTAAGTTCCAAGCAAAAGAGGAATCAAAACTATATTTTAGCAGGCAAAGTTCTTAacttttctctatttctcttcttggaaaaagaaataagataagaaaagCATTAGGATTGAGTAGAATCCACTTGAgccaattaatatttaaatggGACCAAAT is drawn from Salvia hispanica cultivar TCC Black 2014 chromosome 6, UniMelb_Shisp_WGS_1.0, whole genome shotgun sequence and contains these coding sequences:
- the LOC125194038 gene encoding probable polygalacturonase At1g80170, with the translated sequence MMNKLLMLLCFLVLLLVPLSSAGQDLSDTFEVFAKLHELNVEDEEGEDDPLEALDLPSMHGGHISKVLVNVDGFGAVGDGVADDTQAFTNAWKQACSTPKSVLLVPEGRRYLVNATRFRGPCADKIVIQIEGTIVAPDDPKSWDPKNPRTWLVFNNLTKVYFQGNGVIDGSGTKWWAASCKKNKSNPCKSAPTALTIDSSSAVRVKGITVQNGQQMNFVIGRSDSVRVINVKVSAPEDSPNTDGIHITESTNVVLQNCKIGTGDDCISIVNASSNIKIKNIFCGPGHGISIGSLGKDNTTGIVESVVVDKAFLRGTTNGLRIKTWQGGSGYVRAVRYQDVRMENVSNPIIIDQFYCDSPKSCENQTSAVNITQIMYRNITGTSRSQKAMKFSCSDTVPCTHIILNNINLQRSDGTVETYCNSAAGIGYGYINPSAECLSSSDKDVKIVQPTTQHIVHTEL